The genome window TCACCGATGAGTGCTCCCCGGTGCAGACGATCGCGGCGCAGGCCACGGCGGCGGGCCTAGAGGCGGTGAAGCAGGGGCTGGGGTTGGCCCAGCAGGTGAGCGCAGGCGTGACCGAGGCCGCCGGTGCTTTCTTGGAGTCCCTGACAGAGGAGGTGGGGTCTACGGAGACGGGTGTGAAATTAGGGGAGAAGCCCGTGTGCGAGAGCACATGCGAACAACCACAGCAGGAGGCCCAGCCGTGCCCGCCCCCAGAAGCGGAAACACCTGCCCCGGAGCCGGTGCCCACGGAACCAGCGAGGGCAGCAAAAGTGGAGGAATGCCCCGTACAAGAGCCCGTGAGCGCTGAACAACCGACCCAGGAATGTCCGCCGCCTGAACCATCGGAGCCACCGGAGCCACCAGAATGCCCGGAGACAGCGCCTCAACCCCCAGCGGAGACGCTCACCAATGAGCCCCTACCCGAACCCGCACTACCCGAACCACCAGTGGAGGACTTGGCCCGAGTACCGGAGCCGGAGCCACCGGCGGAGAAGTTAGCGCACATGAATGAGGCTGCGGCCGTGCCGCCCGCTGCTAGCGGGGAAGGCACGGACCACACGGTGAGCACGGACAGCAGAGAAACATCAACTACGGGTGAGTCAAAGGAAATGGAGGAGGCCGCCGCCCAGCAGGAATCTGCACCGGAACAATCAGAGCAGCCGGAAGAGACACAACCAAGCGGTGCGAGAAAGGCAGGTGCGTGGTAAATGGAGTTTGAGGAGTTTGCCCGGCGATTTAGGGAACGCGCGGCGAAGAGAATGTTGGAGTTCGAGGTGGCTCTGGAACAAAGCCGCCGCGATCTAGAAAAGGCCGCAGAAAAGAAACCGGAAACGCCGCACGGTGGATCGACACGGCCCGCAGCGCAGAGTGAGACTTGGGGAGCGTGGGAGACGCGGCCTGCGGCACCCGGTGTGACGGCTATACCGCCGACCACCCTGTCATCCCTAGAGCAAACGGAAGGGGCAGGTCATCGGAGGGTACCGGAGCACCGGCCTCCCCGTGGGCCGGTGCAGGGGGTGTTAAAGAGAAACTGATAAGCGTGAGGATTCCGGCGAGGCGGCCTCGGGAAAGCCTAAAGCCCGCTACAGCGGGAGAGATACCTTGCGGTGCACGTTGGCCTTGTCCTCGATCTCTTCCGGGGTAAAGGACAATACCTTTTTTGCCGTGGCGTCCGGCTCGGAGAACCCGGAGTATTTCTTTTCCCCGGCCAATTGGTGGAGTAGAAACCCGGTGATAAGCCCGCGCGCGGTTTCCTTGGCGGAATGCTGAGGGCCGCTGGCTCCCACGAGGAGCTTGCGCATGGTGTCCTCGCTGAACCCGTGTTGGGTGCCGTTTTCTAATTCTCGGTAGGCCACTTCGCCTTTCCAATTGTGCGCCACTCGCGCGGGATTCCCGGATTCCAGGAGGCTATCGCGTCCCGAGGCCAGAACAAGCCCGGGGGCCGCCACCGCGCGGGCCGCTTCCTCCGAGGAGGGGGAGGTAACGGCGGGGTAGGCGCAGGCGAGGGCGCGAACCTTGTCCTCGTTGGCGGAGGCGAGGATCGCGGCACCGGCTCCCATGCCGTGCCCCACGAGGCCGAGTTTCCCCGGGGAGACGGTGACATTTCCATGCCCCAGCTTCACCCCGGCGAGGATCTGCATGCAGGTGTTGAGGTCGGCGGCGAGGCTGCGATGGTCGGGATTAAAGCCGGTCTGGGTATCCGGGGCCGCCACGGCGATGCCCCAACTGGCCAGGTGGCGCAGGGTGACGCGGTATGCCTTGATGCCGGTAAACCAGTCGTGGCCAAAGGCCACGGCGGGAATGCCATTGCCCTCGGCGGGGGTGTACACCTTGCCGGGCAGTCCGGCATAAGCGAGGTCGCCCACCAGGACGCGGTGGGGGCCGCGCTTGGAAAGCTTGGAGAGGTGCTTGTTCAGATTCTCAGACACGCCTACAGGATAGTAAATAGGACAGCGCCGTTGTGTTTCCTCCGTCGGCCAGCGAGCATAAAGGCCGGGGAATCCCGTGGCGAATCCTGCTGCGTGCGGGAGGGGCGGCGTCGATAAGCGGGCGATGAACTGCGCAAACGGGGGGTTATGGTGCCTGGTTGATCCGTACACTATCCTGGCGGCTATGTGTGGAATTGTAGGATACGTCGGTAACCGCCAGGGCCTGGGTGTGGCCCTCGATGCGCTGCGCCGCATGGAATATCGGGGTTATGATTCGGCGGGTATCGCCGTGGTGGATTCCGGCGAGCTGAACTTTGCCAAGCGCGCCGGGAAGCTGGCCAACCTCGAAGATAAGATCGCGGAGATCGGTGAGTCCAGCATGGCGGGCACCACGGCCATCGGGCACACTCGGTGGGCCACGCACGGTCGCCCCACGGACGAAAACGCGCACCCGCACCTTTCTTATGACGGCAAGGTGGCTATTGTCCACAACGGGATTATTGAGAACTTTGCCCCGCTGCGCCAGGAGATTGAGGCGCGGGGAATTGAGATGGCCTCGGAAACGGATTCGGAGACCGCCGCGCACCTCATCGCCCTGGCCTATAACGAGGGCGATACGGCGGGCGATATTCGTGCCAGCGCACTGAAGGTGCTGCGCCGCCTGGAGGGTGCGTTTACCCTGCTGGTGCTGCATGCGGATCACCCGGATCAGATTATTGCCGCTCGTCGCTCCACCCCGCTGATCGTGGGCGTGGGCGAGGGGGAGATGTTCCTGGGCTCCGATGTGGCGGCCTTTATCGAGTACACCAAGAATGCGGTGGAACTCAATCAGGATAACGTGGTGGTGATTACCAAGGACGATTATGAGATTTTGAACTTTGATGGTTCACAGGCTCAGGGGCGTCCTTTTACCATTGATTGGGATTTGGAGGCTGCGGAAAAGGGCGGTTATAGCTCCTTCATGATGAAGGAGATTCACGAGCAGCCCGCCGCCGTGCGCGATACCCTGGCCGGGCACTTCCGGGACGGGCGCATCGTGCTCGATGAGCAGAATCTCTCCGATGAGGATCTGCGCGCCGTGGATCAGATCTTTGTGGTAGCCTGCGGCTCCGCCTATCACTCCGGCCTGCTGGCCAAGTACGCCATCGAGCACTGGGTGCGTATCCCGGTGCAGATCGAGGTGGCCAGCGAGTTCCGTTACCGCGATCCGGTGCTCGGCGCGCGCACGCTGGTGGTGGCCGTCTCCCAGTCCGGGGAGACGGCGGACACCCTGGAGGCGGTGCGCTATGCCAAGGCCCAGGGGGCCAAGGTGCTGGCGGTGTGCAACACCAATGGCTCGCAGATTCCGCGCGAGTCGGACGCCGTGCTGTACACCCACGCCGGCCCGGAGATCGGCGTGGCCTCCACCAAGGCCTTCCTGGCGCAGGTGGCGGCCAATTACATCGTGGGCCTGGCGCTGGCGCAAGCCAAAGGCACCAAGTACCCGGATGAGATCAAGGAGATCTGGGAGGCTTTGGAGTCGATCCCGGCCAAGGTGGAAACCCTGCTGCCCGCTGCGGAACAGTGCCGCAGCATCGCCAGCACGCTGGGGGCCATTCCCACGATGCTCTTCCTCGGGCGCGGTGTGGGCTTCCCGGTGGCGTTGGAGGGCGCGCTCAAGCTCAAGGAGCTGGCCTATATTCACGCCGAGGGCTTCCCGGCGGGCGAACTCAAGCACGGTCCCATTGCCCTGATCGAGGACGATCTTCCGGTGGTGGTCGTGGTGCCCAGCCCCCGAGGCGTGAAGTTGCTGCACTCCAAGGTGGTGTCCAATATCCAGGAGATTCGCGCGCGCGGGGCCAAGACCATCGTGATCGCGGAGGAGGGCGATACCGCCGTGGAGCCCTTTGCCAACTGGCTCATTCGCCTGCCGGAGGCCTCCACCCTCATGCAGCCGCTGCTGGCCACGGTTCCCCTGCAATTCCTGGCGGCCTATATCGCCCAGGAGTGCGGTAACGAGGACATTGATAAGCCGCGTAACCTCGCCAAGTCCGTGACCGTGGAGTAATACGCGGAGTTGAGGCAGGCGGGGAGTGGGCGCGCGGCTGGGAAAGGAGTGGCCGGGGAAAGGATCGGCTGGGTGGAGGCGAGGTGAAGGCGGGTGGGGCGTCGATAAGCCCCCGCGCAGCCGAGCCCGTGCGGTACGAGGTGGCACAATGGGGCTTCATGGACCTGCTCACCGCCCGCATTGATCTGGGGGCCATTGCGCATAACACCCGCGAGATGGCGCGCCGGGTGGCCCCCGCCCGGCTCATGGCCGTGGTCAAGGCCGATGGTTATAACCACGGAGCCGTGGAGGTGGCGCGCACCGCGCTGCGCCACGGCGCGAGGGAACTCGGCGTGGCCACCCTGGACGAGGCGTTGCACCTGCGCGAGCAGGGAATTGTTGCCCCGATCACGGCGTGGCTGTGGTCGCCGGAGCAGGACATCGCAGAGCCTTTGCGCCAAGGCGTGCGCCTGGCGGTGACCTCCCCGGTGCATGCGAGGGCGCTCATTCACGTTGCCCAGGCTCTCCCACGGCGGGGGGCCGCGATGCCCCCGTGCGAGGTCACGGTCAAGGTGGAAACGGGTATGCACCGCAGCGGCGTGGACCCCCGGGATTGGGCGGAGGTTTTTGATTTGCTGGCGGCCTGCCCCGCCGTGCGCGTCACGGGTTTGATGAGTCACCTCTCCTGCGCCGATGAGCCGGATAACCCGGCCACGGACGCGCAGGCCGCGCAGTTTGGCCGCGCCATCGCCTGCGCTCGGGAACGCGGCCTGGAGGTGCCCGTTAATCACCTGTGCAATTCCCCCGGTGCGCTCACCCGTCCGGATCTGCACCATGAGATGGTGCGCGTGGGGGTGGCCCTCTACGGCCTGGAGCCGGTGCCGGGCCGGGAGCACGGGCTCATGCCCGCGATGACCTGGCAGGCTAGCGTGCTGCTGGTCAAGCCGGTGCGCGCGGGTGAGGCTACCTCCTATGGCCTGACGTGGAGCGCGCCGAGCGATGGCTTCTTGGCGGTGATACCTGCCGGATACGCGGACGGATTGCCGCGCGCGGCGCAGGGCCATCTGGAGGTGACCATCAGGGGGCACCGATACCCGCAGGTGGGGCGCGTGTGCATGGATCAGTGTCTGGTGTGGCTGGGGGAGAACCCACGGGGAATCGCTCCGGGCGATGAGGCGATTCTCTTTGGCCAGGGCGGCATGAGCGCCACGGAGTTGGCGCAGCGCAGCGGCACGATCAATTACGAGGTGGTGTGCGCCCCCCGGCGACGCACCCGCAGGCAATACGTGGAGGAGACGGCGGAATGAGGGAGAGTTTTCCCCAGCAGGGCTCGCGGCGGTGCGAGTTCTTGGAGGATACCCAGGGCCTTGGCGCGGAGTTAGGCGCAGCGCTGGAGGCCGGGGACGTGGTGCTTCTCGACGGCCCCCTGGGCGCGGGCAAGACCGCGCTGACCCAGGGGATCGCGCGGGGCATGGGAGTGCGCGGCCGGGTGACCTCCCCGACGTTCATCATCGCCAGGGAACACCGCCACCCGGAAGGCGGCCCCACGCTCATTCACGTGGACGCCTATCGCCTCCTGGGAGAGGGGGGAGAGAACGCCGCCGATCCGGTGGGCGCCCTGGACTCGCTGGATCTGGACTCCGCCTTGGCGGAGGCCGTGGTGGTGGCGGAATGGGGCGGTGGCCTGGTGGAGCAGATCGCCGGGGAGTACCTCTTTGTGCACGTGGATCGCACCACCGCGGTAGCGGAGGACCCGGACTCTGAGGCCAGGATCATATCGTGGCAACTTCGGGCCGGGGCATGAGGGGAGCCTAGTATGGGAGGGGATGAAAAGCGCACGCGCTGCGCACGGCCGGAAGTACATTAAGGGACGGGAAAATGGTGGACGCGCAGGCAAGCACCACGGCAGAGGAGAACCGGGGTGCGGCCCCCTCGGTGGGGTGGGGGTGGTTGTTTGTCCTGGGCGGGATCATCGGCATCGTGCTGTCCGGGATCATCATGGTGGAAAAGATGAAGTTGGCGGAGGATCCCTCCTACACCACCACCTGCGATCTCAGCGCGGTGGTGTCCTGCGGCAACGTCATGCGCTCGGTGCAGGCGGCGGCCTTTGGGATTCCCAACCCCCTGATCGGCCTGGTGGGCTTTGGCATGGTGGCCCTCATCGGGGCGGCGGTGGCGGCCGGGGGGCGTTTTGCCGGGTGGTTTTGGTTTGGTGCCCAGGCGGGAATGACCTTTGCCCTGGTATTTGTGCACTGGCTGTTTTTCCAGGCGGTGTACGTGATTAATGCCCTGTGTCCCTACTGCATGGGGGTGTGGGCGGTGGTAATCGTGCTCTTCGTGTACGTCACGGCCTTTAACCTGCGCACCTATGGCGATTCCGGGCAGGGCGCGGGCTCGGCGGCGATCCGCGCGTGGGACCGCTGGAAGTTCCTCATCGCGGCGGCGTGGATCGCGGTGATCGGGGTGGCGATCCTGGTGGAGTTCTGGTCGTACTTCTAAGGAGATAGCGCGTCCCCGGCGGGTGGAGGGGTTGCCCGCCGGGATTATTGCGCGGCTGTGAAAAATAACTCACTCGGGGGTGAATAGTGGGGTTATCCCATTGACCCTTCAGGCAAGCCAAGGCTAATTTTCGGGGTGGAGAGGGAATGTCGTTCCCCCTCGTCACCTGGTCATCTGGGGTCCGTTACCTGGGCCTGGAAGGGGCGGAATGGGATCGTGTTTCTTGCCAATTTTTTGATCGCCCTGCGCGAGGGGGTGGAGGCCTGCCTCATCGTGGGAATCCTGGTGGCGAGCCTGGTGAAGATGAACCGCCGGGACATGCTGCCGCACCTGTGGCTGGGGGTGGGCCTGGCCGCCGTGGTGCCCCTGGTGGCGGGAGCGGCGATGACGTGGGGGCCGTACACGCTCACGTTCCAGGCCCAGGAGATCGTGGGCGGGGTTTTATCTCTGGTGGCCGCGGCCATGATTACCTGGATGATCCTGTGGATGTCGCAGCACGCGGGGCACCTCAGCGCGGATTTGCGCGCCCAGACGGCCACCGCCGTGGAGAACTCCTCGGCCTGGGCGCTCGTGTGGCTCGCCGCGCTGAGCGTGGGCCGCGAGGGGCTGGAAACGGCGGTATTCGTGTGGGCCACGGTGCGCGCCACGGCCGATGGCGGGTTGTGGCAGCCCACGCTGGGCGTGGTCTCCGGGCTCGCGGTGGCGGTGGTGATCGGTTGGTTGATCTATCGCGGCACCGCGCGGATTAACCTGGGCAGATTCTTCACCGTCACCGGCTATCTCCTGGTCCTCGTGGCGGCGGGCATTGTGTCCTATGGCCTGGGCGATCTCCAGGAGGCCGGGGTGATCCCGGGCTGGGGCGTGAGCGCCTATGACCTCTCCGGTTATTTCGATGGGCATATCCCCGGTGTGCACCCTGGCGCGTGGTGGTTCGTGCTGGCGGAAGCCATGTTCAACGTGAATCTCGCGCCCACGGTGGTGCAGGTGGTGGGGTGGGTGTCCTACCTCCTGGTGGTGCTGCCGCTGTTGTGGCGGCAGCGGCGCCGTACCCAGAAGCGGTATCAAAAGTAAAGAGAGGGCTTAAAGCCATGAAGTTTGCTCGTATTGTTCCCGTCCTTGTGCCCGCCGTGGCGCTGAGCGCCTGCGTGGCGAATAACCCCGAGGGGGCGTCGGAAGCCCAGGGCGCGGGTGATCCCATCGAGGTACGCATCACCGACGATACGTGCGAGGTATCTTCCGCCGAGGTTCCCTCCGGGCGGGTGACCTTCCACCTGAAGAACGAGGGCACGGTGCGCAATGAGTTCGAGATCCTCGCGGAGGATCGTCTGCGCATCGTGGGCGAGCGGGAGAACCTGGGTCCCGGCACCACCACGGATTACACGGTGCTGCTGGAACCGGGAAGCTACGTCACCGCCTGCAAGAAGAACATGGTGGGCGCGCTCGTGGACGCGAGGGACTTCACCGTCACCCAGGGCGAGGAGGTGGAGGTCTCCGCCGATGAGCGGG of Corynebacterium sp. 21KM1197 contains these proteins:
- the alr gene encoding alanine racemase; the protein is MDLLTARIDLGAIAHNTREMARRVAPARLMAVVKADGYNHGAVEVARTALRHGARELGVATLDEALHLREQGIVAPITAWLWSPEQDIAEPLRQGVRLAVTSPVHARALIHVAQALPRRGAAMPPCEVTVKVETGMHRSGVDPRDWAEVFDLLAACPAVRVTGLMSHLSCADEPDNPATDAQAAQFGRAIACARERGLEVPVNHLCNSPGALTRPDLHHEMVRVGVALYGLEPVPGREHGLMPAMTWQASVLLVKPVRAGEATSYGLTWSAPSDGFLAVIPAGYADGLPRAAQGHLEVTIRGHRYPQVGRVCMDQCLVWLGENPRGIAPGDEAILFGQGGMSATELAQRSGTINYEVVCAPRRRTRRQYVEETAE
- the tsaE gene encoding tRNA (adenosine(37)-N6)-threonylcarbamoyltransferase complex ATPase subunit type 1 TsaE → MRESFPQQGSRRCEFLEDTQGLGAELGAALEAGDVVLLDGPLGAGKTALTQGIARGMGVRGRVTSPTFIIAREHRHPEGGPTLIHVDAYRLLGEGGENAADPVGALDSLDLDSALAEAVVVAEWGGGLVEQIAGEYLFVHVDRTTAVAEDPDSEARIISWQLRAGA
- a CDS encoding vitamin K epoxide reductase family protein yields the protein MVDAQASTTAEENRGAAPSVGWGWLFVLGGIIGIVLSGIIMVEKMKLAEDPSYTTTCDLSAVVSCGNVMRSVQAAAFGIPNPLIGLVGFGMVALIGAAVAAGGRFAGWFWFGAQAGMTFALVFVHWLFFQAVYVINALCPYCMGVWAVVIVLFVYVTAFNLRTYGDSGQGAGSAAIRAWDRWKFLIAAAWIAVIGVAILVEFWSYF
- a CDS encoding dienelactone hydrolase family protein, which codes for MSENLNKHLSKLSKRGPHRVLVGDLAYAGLPGKVYTPAEGNGIPAVAFGHDWFTGIKAYRVTLRHLASWGIAVAAPDTQTGFNPDHRSLAADLNTCMQILAGVKLGHGNVTVSPGKLGLVGHGMGAGAAILASANEDKVRALACAYPAVTSPSSEEAARAVAAPGLVLASGRDSLLESGNPARVAHNWKGEVAYRELENGTQHGFSEDTMRKLLVGASGPQHSAKETARGLITGFLLHQLAGEKKYSGFSEPDATAKKVLSFTPEEIEDKANVHRKVSLPL
- the glmS gene encoding glutamine--fructose-6-phosphate transaminase (isomerizing) codes for the protein MCGIVGYVGNRQGLGVALDALRRMEYRGYDSAGIAVVDSGELNFAKRAGKLANLEDKIAEIGESSMAGTTAIGHTRWATHGRPTDENAHPHLSYDGKVAIVHNGIIENFAPLRQEIEARGIEMASETDSETAAHLIALAYNEGDTAGDIRASALKVLRRLEGAFTLLVLHADHPDQIIAARRSTPLIVGVGEGEMFLGSDVAAFIEYTKNAVELNQDNVVVITKDDYEILNFDGSQAQGRPFTIDWDLEAAEKGGYSSFMMKEIHEQPAAVRDTLAGHFRDGRIVLDEQNLSDEDLRAVDQIFVVACGSAYHSGLLAKYAIEHWVRIPVQIEVASEFRYRDPVLGARTLVVAVSQSGETADTLEAVRYAKAQGAKVLAVCNTNGSQIPRESDAVLYTHAGPEIGVASTKAFLAQVAANYIVGLALAQAKGTKYPDEIKEIWEALESIPAKVETLLPAAEQCRSIASTLGAIPTMLFLGRGVGFPVALEGALKLKELAYIHAEGFPAGELKHGPIALIEDDLPVVVVVPSPRGVKLLHSKVVSNIQEIRARGAKTIVIAEEGDTAVEPFANWLIRLPEASTLMQPLLATVPLQFLAAYIAQECGNEDIDKPRNLAKSVTVE
- the efeU gene encoding iron uptake transporter permease EfeU, giving the protein MFLANFLIALREGVEACLIVGILVASLVKMNRRDMLPHLWLGVGLAAVVPLVAGAAMTWGPYTLTFQAQEIVGGVLSLVAAAMITWMILWMSQHAGHLSADLRAQTATAVENSSAWALVWLAALSVGREGLETAVFVWATVRATADGGLWQPTLGVVSGLAVAVVIGWLIYRGTARINLGRFFTVTGYLLVLVAAGIVSYGLGDLQEAGVIPGWGVSAYDLSGYFDGHIPGVHPGAWWFVLAEAMFNVNLAPTVVQVVGWVSYLLVVLPLLWRQRRRTQKRYQK